The following proteins are co-located in the Penaeus monodon isolate SGIC_2016 unplaced genomic scaffold, NSTDA_Pmon_1 PmonScaffold_613, whole genome shotgun sequence genome:
- the LOC119571403 gene encoding collagen alpha-2(IX) chain-like produces MQGKTSQQVIQPPYGPSGEPGYLGNRGASKSQQVIQPPYGPSGEPGYPGNRGPEGGPGSVGYGGALGEKGFKGQRGSDGQKGKTGRPGQVGPLGAKGFKGAPGTPGLPGEDGYDGRPGGLGFRGPPGSPGTAGEGGVPGAPGKGGEGRRRGR; encoded by the exons ATGCAAGGaaagac GAGCCAGCAAGTGATCCAGCCCCCGTACGGGCCCTCGGGCGAGCCCGGTTACCTAGGGAACCGGG gaGCCAGCAA gAGCCAACAGGTGATCCAGCCCCCTTACGGGCCCTCGGGCGAGCCCGGTTACCCAGGCAACCGGGGTCCCGAGGGCGGGCCCGGCAGCGTGGGCTACGGCGGCGCCCTCGGGGAAAAGGGCTTCAAGGGCCAGAGGGGAAGCGACGGCCAGAAGGGCAAGACGGGGCGGCCGGGCCAGGTGGGGCCGCTCGGGGCCAAGGGCTTTAAGGGCGCCCCGG GGACACCAGGGCTGCCCGGCGAGGACGGCTACGACGGACGACCCGGGGGCCTAGGCTTCAGGGGCCCCCCAGGCTCGCCGGGCACCGCGGGGGAGGGCGGGGTGCCAGGGGCACCCGGCAAGGGCGGAGAAGGGCGCCGACGGGGACGATG